In Thermothelomyces thermophilus ATCC 42464 chromosome 2, complete sequence, a single window of DNA contains:
- a CDS encoding uncharacterized protein (Contains conserved domains pfam12265: CAF1C_H4-bd Histone-binding protein RBBP4 or subunit C of CAF1 complex and WD40[cd00200], WD40 domain.), whose amino-acid sequence MAPGDVVDDVDVGIDDQEDAHMEQRLINEEYKTWKKNSPFLYDMILSTALEWPTLTTQWFPDVKDVPDKNCTVHRLLIGTHTAEGKPNYLQIAELELPKIGHPNPRDYDDERGEIGGYGGKASSGEPAVIKFNITQKMDHPGEVNKARYQPQNPDIIATLAVDGKVLIYDRTKHSLTPTGTPNPQIELVGHREEGFGLSWNPHEAGCLASGSEDKTVLLWDLKTIQGPGKTLKPSRRYTHHSHIVNDVQYHPMVKHWIGTVSDDLTLQIIDVRRPDTTKAAVVARDGHSDAINALSFNPRTEYLIATASADKTIGIWDMRNLKQKIHTLEGHVDAVTSVAWHPTEISILGSGGYDRRVLFWDLSRAGEEQTPEDEEDGPPELLFMHGGHTNHLADFSWNLNDRWLVCSAAEDNLLQVWKVADSIVNSDDIEMPMNEMDASN is encoded by the exons ATGGCTCCCGGAGACGTTGTTGACGACGTCGACG TCGGCATTGACGACCAGGAGGATGCGCATATGGAGCAGCGGCTGATCAATGAAG AGTACAAGACATGGAAAAAGAACAGCCCGTTCCTCTACGACATGATCTTGAG CACCGCGCTGGAATGGCCGACCTTAACGACGCAGTGGTTTCCCGACGTCAAGGACGTGCCCGACAAGAACTGCACGGTGCACAGACTGCTTATCGGAACGCACACGGCAGAGGGCAAGCCCAACTATCTCCAGAttgccgaacttgagcttCCCAAGATCGGGCATCCGAACCCTCGCGACTACGACGACGAGCGGGGCGAGATCGGTGGCTATGGCGGCAAGGCGTCGTCGGGCGAGCCGGCTGTCATCAAGTTCAACATAACCCAGAAGATGGACCACCCGGGCGAGGTCAACAAGGCGCGGTACCAGCCACAAAACCCCGACATCATCGCTACGCTCGCCGTGGACGGCAAAGTCCTGATCTACGACCGCACCAAGCACAGTCTGACGCCCACGGGCACGCCTAACCCCCAGATCGAGCTCGTCGGCCATAGGGAGGAAGGCTTTGGTCTGAGCTGGAACCCGCACGAGGCTGGCTGTCTTGCGTCCGGTAGTGAGGACAAGACGGTGCTTCTATG GGACCTCAAGACCATCCAAGGACCCGGCAAGACGCTCAAGCCGTCGCGCAGGTACACGCATCACAGCCATATTGTCAATGATGTGCAATACCACCCGATGGTCAAGCACTGGATCGGCACCGTGTCGGACGACCTGACCCTCCAGATCATCGACGTGCGGCGTCCGGATACCACGAAGGCGGCGGTTGTCGCCCGTGATGGCCACAGCGACGCGATCAATGCGCTGTCGTTCAACCCGCGGACCGAGTATCTGATCGCCACGGCCTCGGCGGATAAGACGATTGGTATCTGGGACATGCGCAACCTCAAGCAAAAGATCCACACTCTCGAGGGGCACGTCGACGCCGTCACGTCGGTCGCGTGGCACCCGACAGAGATCAGCATCCTGGGAAGCGGAGGTTACGATAGGCGGGTTCTGTTCTGGGACCTCAGCCGCGCGGGTGAGGAGCAGACcccggaggacgaggaggacggtCCGCCGGAGCTGCTCTTCATGCACGGCGGGCACACGAACCACCTGGCCGACTTTAGCTGGAACCTCAACGATCGCTGGCTCGTGTGCAGCGCGGCCGAGGATAACCTCCTCCAAGTCTGGAAGGTTGCGGATTCCATTGTCAACTCTGACGACATTGAGATGCCGATGAACGAGATGGACGCGTCCAATTAG